ACGCCAGGCTCTTTTTCCAAGTCAAAATTAATTACTTCCCAAGAGGGATCTTCTGAGGTATCGGGGCTAAATTCCACGGGTAAGCCGTACAAACGCGCAGCAGTCGCTTCTGGTTGTCCAGAACGCCAAGGCGTGCTGCGTTCTAAATAGCCACTCATCAATTCCTGATAGCGTCGGGCAATAATCACTCGTGTTGCTCGAAAGCCTTGGGTATAGAGCTTATCTAATGCTTCGTGAATTTCAAAGCGAATACCATCAGGATGAGTATGCTGCCTATACCATTCATTATTCCACCTCCGCCAATGACGCCCCGATTGCAAATGGATTAACTCTCCATTTTTCGGATTAGCTTCAAAGGCGCCATGACGAGGACACAAATAGGTGTCTGTTAGTGTCAGCGCCGGAATAGTCTGGCGACAATGGGGACACTGTATTTCCGGCCCAAACATCGGGTACTGCAAACCTGGATTCATCATGAAGTGCATACAAACATAATTTTGTCTTCACCAGCACTAGTGGGTTGGATTATACAATTCGGCTCAACCACTTTGGGTTACTTGCTCACTGCTGCATAGACACGGTGTTGCGGCAGGAACATTATTCACTAGTGTTTTCCTCAGCGTAGAGGTTTGACGCTGTGATATTCTGGTTATGCAGCCAGCCTCAAAGGTTGGAGTTTCTCCAGTGTTCCTGAGTACCATATTCATATTCTATCGTGTCTACCGCTTCTTACTGGACATCTCCTGATTTTTCTCAAGCTGCCTTTATTGCAGATAATGCTGTTGTTATGGGTTCGGTAAATATAGCACCAGGAGTGAGCATTTGGTATGGAGCAGTGGTTAGGGGAGATGTAGAACGGATTGAAATTGGCGAATGCACAAATATTCAAGATGGTGCAATTCTACATGGCGATCCTGGTTTTCCAACAATCTTAGAAGATTATATTACCGTAGGACATCGGGCTGTGGTACATTCTGCTTACATTGAGCGTGGAAGTTTGATTGGGATTGGCGCAGTGATTTTAGATGGGGTAAGAGTAGGCGCTGGTAGCATTATCGGTGCTGGTGCAGTAGTAACTAAAAATGTACCGCCTTTGTCCCTAGTTGTCGGTATTCCTGGTAAAGTATTACGCCAAGTAACAGAAGTTGAAGCCGCAGAACTGATTGAACACGCTAAACGTTACCAAAAGTTAGCTTTAGTTCATGCTGGTAAGGGCACTGATATTGGTTTTAGCAAGGCTTAGGGGTGGAGAGAAATCAATTAAAAATTAAAAATTAAAAATTAAAAATTACTGAAAAAGAGGTAACTAAAG
This Nostoc sp. C052 DNA region includes the following protein-coding sequences:
- a CDS encoding gamma carbonic anhydrase family protein, encoding MSTASYWTSPDFSQAAFIADNAVVMGSVNIAPGVSIWYGAVVRGDVERIEIGECTNIQDGAILHGDPGFPTILEDYITVGHRAVVHSAYIERGSLIGIGAVILDGVRVGAGSIIGAGAVVTKNVPPLSLVVGIPGKVLRQVTEVEAAELIEHAKRYQKLALVHAGKGTDIGFSKA
- a CDS encoding TIGR02652 family protein produces the protein MMNPGLQYPMFGPEIQCPHCRQTIPALTLTDTYLCPRHGAFEANPKNGELIHLQSGRHWRRWNNEWYRQHTHPDGIRFEIHEALDKLYTQGFRATRVIIARRYQELMSGYLERSTPWRSGQPEATAARLYGLPVEFSPDTSEDPSWEVINFDLEKEPGVPVRYPYFRLFE